A region of the Meles meles chromosome 18, mMelMel3.1 paternal haplotype, whole genome shotgun sequence genome:
tgaggcaaaggaaataaaagcaaaaatgtactattaagagtacattaaaataaaaagcttatgcacagtgaaggaaatgatcaacaaaactaaaaagcaaccaaCTGAATGGGAGACGATAGTTGCAAATGATGTGTTTGATAaagaattagtatccaaaatatatgaacaacttgtaaaactcaacacccaaaaagcaaataacccaattaaaaaatgagcagaggacatgaacagacatttctccaaagatggcaTATAGATGCTCATCATTatttaccatcagggaaattcaaatcaaaattctagtgagatagcacctcacacctgtcaggatagCTACAATCAACAACAGAAGAAGCAACAGGTGTTgggaaggaagtggagaaaggggaagcctcccatgctattggtgggaatgcagacattggggggggggcgtgcttctactatagaaaacagtatggagtttcctcaaaaagcttaagtagaactaccatatgatccagtaattgcactgctggatctTCCCTACCCTTCCCAAATACCAAAACATGAATTCGAAGGGATACGTACATCCTTGTGTTTATAGCAGCGTGACTGACGGTAGCTCTTGGATGGAAGCCCCAGTCTCCAAATGTCCACCTACagatggatgaataaagaaaatagggTTTCTATTGCCAGTGGAAAAGTATTCAGCTGcagaggaaaatgaaatcttgttattggcaatgatatggatggagctagagagtataatgccaagcaagtcagtcagtcagagaaagacaaataccatattgtttcactcatatggagtttaagaaacaaaacacaagggCAAAggggaaaattatatatatatatatatatatatatagagagagagagagagagagagagagagagaaactaatcaagaatcagactcctatgtggagaaaggggaaccctcctacactgttggtggaatgcaggctggtgcagccactctggaaaacagcatggaggttcctcagaaagttgaaaatagagctaccctatgacccagcaattacactactgggtatttgccctaaagatacaaatgtagtgatccgaaggggcatgtgtacccaaatgtttatagcagcaatgtccacaatagccaaactatggaaagaacctagatgtccatcaacagatgaatggataaagaagaggcggtatatatatacaatggaatgctatgcagccatcaaaagaagtgaaattttgccattggtgacgacatggatggaactagagggtattatgcttagcaaaataagtcaatcagagaaagacaactatcatatgatctccctgatatgaggaagtggagaagcaatGTGGGGTCTtgggggttaggaaaagaataaatgaaacaagatgggatcgggaggaaacataccataagagactcttaatctcacaaactgagggtggcccgGGGGAAGGGtgtagagagagggtggtgaggttatggacattggggagggtatgtgctatggtgagtgctgtgaagtgtgtaaacctggcgattcacagacctgtacccctgggtctaaaaatatatgtttattaaaaaattaaaaataattaaaaataaaaaagaatcaggctcctaactatagaaaacaaactgatggttaccagagggtgggtgatgggtgaaataggtgaaggggattaaggaatTCACTTGTTGTGGTGAGtgcagggtgatgtatggaattgttgcaTCACTGTTATACATCAGAAGTTAATATCACTATTTTAGCCAcctgaaattaaaatagaaattttaaaaaagatactgttTAGGAAATTAAAAGGCAAGCCGCacactggagaaaatatttaacagaacatCCATCTCACAAGGATTTGTATatagaacatataaagaactcctcaaactcaacacacacaaaacagataatcatatcaaaaaatgggcagaagatatgaacagacttttccaatgaagacatacaaatggctatcagacacatgaaaaaatgttcgtcatcactagccatcagggagattcagattaaaaccacattgagataccacctgacaccagttagaatggccaaaattagcaagacaggaaacaacatgtgttggagaggatgtggagaaaggggaaccctcttccactgttggtgggaatgcaagttggtgcagccattttggagaacagtgtggagattcctgaagaaattaagaatagagcttccctattaccctgcaattgcactgctgggtatttaccccaaagatacagatgtagtgaaaagaagggccatctgtacccccaatgtttatagcagcaatggctaccatcgccaaactgtggaaagaaccaagatgcccttcaatggatgaatgggtaagaaagatgtggtccatatacactatggagtattatgcttccatcagaaaggatgaatcctcaacttttgtagcaacatggaagggacgggaagagattatgctgagtgaaataagtcaagcggagagagtcaattatcctatggtttcacttatttgtggagcataacaaataacatggaggacatggggagatggagaggagaagggagttgagggaaactggaaggggaggtgaaccatgagagattatggagtctgaaaaacaacctgagggttttgaaggggcggggggtggtgggaggttgggggaaccaggtggtgggtaatagagagggcacgtattgcatggagcactgggtgtcatgcaaaaacaaaaaatactgttacgctgaaaaaaaaaattaaaaaaaacatataaagaattcttagcaCTCAACAAGAAGAAGAGAAGCAACCCAACAAAAATGGGCAACAGATTTGAATAGACcttcatcaaaataaatacacaaatggaAAGTCAAcccatgaaaagatatttaacatcattaatcattgggaaaattcacattaaaaccacaatgagataacaccatATGCACTCTAGAATGGTTGACATTAACAAGATTGACATTATGAAGTGTTGGTGATAATATGAAACCATTGGAACTTTCATACAAGGAAAGAACATAAAATGGCACAATCCCCTTGTAAAACAGTTTGCcagttttttaaagagttaaagaTACACCCATGATATGACCTAGCCATTCCACCCCAAAGTATTTACCTGAGAGAAATCATAAGAACAAAGGTAGGGGGGAGAGGGAACCCAAAAAAGACACTCTTAACCATGGAGAACAGatagttaccagagaggaggtgggtaggtggatgggtgaaataagtgaaggggattaagagtacacttaccttgatgagcactgagtaatatatggaattactgaatcactatttgtacacctgaaactaatataacagtgcatgttaactatactggaattaaaatttaaaaaaaaaagttaaaatgatatATCCAAGACTTATTCACAAATGTTCATGGGGACTATTTGTAATGTAAAAAATCTGGGAACCACTCAAGTGTCTACCAGCCGGTGAACAGATAACAAATGTCAGGTGTCCATACTGTGGAAATCttctcagtcataaaaagaaatgcGCTAGTGCTCACTTGGGCGCCACATATACTAAAGTTGGAACAATGCAGAGaggattagcatggcccctgtgcaaagaagacacacaaattcACAAAGTGTTCCATATTTTTGAGAGAGCATGGCACACACATGtgcaggggagagacagaggaatgGATTAAAGTAAAACATGAActtggaaaatatagaaaaataagctgaaaaaaaatgaactagtgATGCACATGACAACATGAATTTCAAtataattatgctgaatgaaaaggCAAGGTAGAGTACACAATAGTAGGATTCcattaaattctagaaaatggaaacaaatttatAGTGACAGTGGATTGGTAGTTGACTGGGGGTAGGGGATGGGAAGGAATTATAAAGGGGGTGATAGATGTTCATTACCTTGACGTGGTGTTGATTTCAACTGtatatatcaaaacatcaaatTATATGCTTAAAGTAAGTGCAATTTGTTAtgataaataagtgaaaccatatgatacttgactctctctgcttgacttatttcactcagcataatatcttccagtcccgtccatgttgctacaaaatttgggtattcatcctttctttttttttttttttaataaacatataatgtatttttatccccaggggtacaggtgacatggaggacattgggagatggagaagagaaggaagttgagggaaattggaaggggagatgaaccataagagactatggactctgaaagacaacctgagggttttgaaggggcaggggtgggaggttgagggaaccaggttgtgggtaatagagatggcacgtattgcatggagcactgggtgttgtgcaaaaacaatgaatactgttacgctgaaaaaataaattaaaaaaatatcaaactgagaaaaaaaagtaagtgcaATTTTTGTATGTCAGTTGTACCTTAATAAAattgagaagaaacaaaaaataatggaagTATCAGAGAAGGTAGAGGAGATAGAGTGGAGAAACAGAGGATAAAAGCTAAATTCTTGGGATATACCTTGTTCTGTAGGTTTGACTTTGGACTCATGTCAATATTTTACATggttataaaacaaaattaaagtttttGGAATCTCAAAAccattaaaacaacaataataataaaagaatgtaaCTGTATATCCAGGCATAAAAAGCAACAATATGaagatcaaaaataaataaaacaaccagaaaactGTCTTGTTTTCAATATCCATATTGTTGTTAGTTGTTGTTAGTATTGGTAATGTTATTCTGAGACTGTGGGACAAACCTATAGAATATATAGAacatatagaatatagaataaagaaaatgagtaaatACATTGGTGTCATTGAGACATTTTTGGCAGAGGAGAAATGAGAGTTATAAGTAAGATATATGAGGTTTAGTAAAAGCCTTGTAGTTCTCAGTAGAAACTCATGACATGGTTTAccatttaaatacatattttctagtTGTGAATGTTGAAAAAGCTAAAACAAAGTGATTTACTAGTAATGAACACCTACATATTTCAATTTATGGTCTCAAATACTGTTTCCTCTTGAAAGGAAATGGCGGTTCTCAGAGAAATTGTTGATTATAAGTCTGGGGAAGGAAGTGTACAAACAAGTCTGTAATATCCTATTGtatgaaaaagaagaattttcGAAGATTACTAGATCCTGGAGGCCAACTTGAAGTTGCTTATTTGAGAATCAATAGAGGGGTATGAACTGAAATGGACTGATTCACCATCAAGTATATTGAAATCTATGAGTTCATAttaatgcaaaatttaaaaaaaaccaacaaactcTTACCTCACTCTTGGAGTATGCAAACTGGTAAATAAAGGGGAAgaatcaaacatttattttgcctttcctaTACATATGGATTACTAAATGTTGATGTGGGCAAGTTTCTCTGTATGGAATTATCCCAGCTAATAAATGGCAGGCAGAGCAACAATAGAATTGCAATATCATGATTTTGCTATGCCTAAATGAAATAATGGTCCTAGGTGATGATCACCAACAGCTGGTaacataaaagagagagagagagagagagagagagagacaactgGACAATATGAGCCTCCTGAGGGAAAACCATACCACTATCTGTGAAGCAGACTTTAGATCTTGTGGGATATAGTCTTCCATTAACACGTTCAGCCATTCTCTGGGTTAGTTGTGTAACTTAGCCATAGTTATTGGTCTGTGACAAAGTGCGGTGAGAGAAGTTAGTGAGGGGAACTTGTATTGCTTGTTTTTTAACACCGAAGCTTCTGTATCATCTTCAAGAATGGAGGTGGCGCTAAATGTCAACAAGGAAATCGATCACTTTTGCAAGCTCAGAGGGTTCAGGGAAATTTGGGAACCCAAGATCTTCAAGTGCTTCAATCCAGATGTCTCCATCCATATCTCAGGGTCTCCTTCTCTCCCAACTAAGGCCCTGACCTTGGCATGGCAGAACTACCCAGGCTGAATGAACAACCACCTCTGGAGCTCTGCTCCTCCTCTGACGAAGTCCTAGCCTTGGTCCTTAACTTTATTTAACCTTTAAGAGAGTCCATTTCTATGTTGCCAGTGAAACCTCTGACTCTTACGTCTGTCCTTTAATatctgatttatcttttttttttttttatcaacccCAGCCTTTCATTATGTTTTCCCCAAATCATCAGTTCCTCCCAGCTAcattcaatttcattttccttataattACTATTAACTGCTTTCACAGATATGTAGTACAGAATAGATGTCCCAGGGAGCATTAATTTCTTACaggttttccaaaaaaaattctcTCCGATTTTTATCCATGAATTCCCAGAATATCTGTTTTATCTAAGAACTTAAGAGACTGACAGTGAAACTGAAGCTGTGACTAAATTGGGCTCTCCCTCTATTGAAAAATTGACAAAGCTATGTTGTCTATTCTACATGTATAGGTAAAATATAGTTGTCCAGGCtgcattaaaaacttttttttaaatttaattttttactattttgttttattttttaatccaaattcaattaattaacatataatgtgtttttggtttcagaggtagaagtcagtgactcatcagtcttatataatacccagtgacTGCAttgaaaatcttaaagaagagtATATCACACTGAATTTTTGTACAGGGAAGTGTTGGTTTATTTTGACATAGAGTTATAACATAAGAAAATTTGGGGATTAAGAATTATAAGAGAATCCACTGGACAATTGAGAGAGTCTATAAAAGTCTGTAATGTAGAAATACTGCAATCAAACTTCAGCCCCTTGAGCTTGATGAGTTGGTGCCTCAAAATTAAGGAGAATTTGGGAGAATTGGTCAGTACAACAGTTGGTATATTGTAAGAAAATTCACATTTGGATGAAAGGGAGAGGTCCACAAGTAGAATTTGGACTGAGGCCAGAAATATGCTCATAGTGTCAGTGGGACACTGATGGGCTCATTAGAATAATGAGACCAAACTCAGTTGAGCAACATTAACCCCATTTCATGTATCCTAAAGGTCAAAACAAACAGGGTCCACACAAAAAGAGTCTATATCTGGGGGGCAGAGGTAAGCAGAGATGGTAGTCAGAGGGCTGGGAGCTCAACAGCAAGAGGAGGCACAGCACATGGGGCGGGGGCAGGTGGAGATGACACAGGTGGGGCGATAGCAAGTGGTGTGGCAGGAGACCTGGCCACAGACTGGGCgcaggcagcaggaggggcagcagcaggagggGTGGCAGCAACTGGAGCCACCgcagctggagccacagcaggAGGGGCGGCAGCAGCTAGAAATGCAGCAGCTAGGCTTGCAGCAGCTGGAGCCACCACAGCTGGATCCacagcaggagggctggcagcAGCTGGACACACAGCAGCTGGGGCGGCAGCAGGTGGTCCTACAGCAGGTGGTCTGGCAGCAGGTGGGGCGGCAGCAGCTAGAGGTGCAGCAGCTGGGCCTGCAGCAGCTGGAACCacagcaggagggctggcagcAGCTGGACACACAGCAGCTGGGGCGGCAGCAGGTGGTCCTGCAGCAGGTGGTCTGGCAGCAGCTGGGGCGGCAGCAGGTGGGGCGGCAGCAGCTAGAGGTGCAGCAGCTGGGCCTGCAGCAGCTGGAACCacagcaggagggctggcagcAGCTGGATACACAGCAGCTGGGGCGGCAGCAGGTGGTCCTGCAGCAGGTGGTCTGGCAGCAGCTGGGGCGGCAGCAGCTAGAGGTGCAGCAGCTGGGCCTGCAGCAGCTGGAACCacagcaggagggctggcagcAGCTGGACACACAGCAGCTGGGGCGGCAGCAGGTGGTCCTGCAACAGGTGGTCTGGCAGCAGCTGGGGCGGCAGCAGATCTCCTGGCCACAGCTCTGGTTTGAGCAGACGGAGCCACAACAGGAATTGACCATGGTGTCAGTGGGAGGAGTGGGGTTCCACAAGTGGGTATAAGTGGGTTTCCACAAGAGTGGTTTCTTGAGTTTGAAAGTCTCCTCACCTCTGTCCCCTTTTATACTCTGCTGAGTAGCTGTTACCACGAGGAGCATTCTTGTTTTTCCTACCAGGAAACAATTAGTGTTACAAGTTAATAATTATGTTTATTAGGTTAAATATGCCAATATCTGAGAAAAgcattatttccctttttctgaaGCATTGTGATTCACTGAAAACGCATTTGCATATTTTTCTGTGTATTATATATGTTGGAACTTTcatataatattctattattgACTTTTTCCATGTGTCCCATttcaagtatagttaacatatagtgttacattagtttctggtgtatgatacagtgattcagcaattccatacatcacccagtgctcattacaagtgcactccttaattcctATCACCTGTTTCACCTAGTGATGCGTCTCCTCCTATTTCCTTATCAGCACCCCACCTGACAGTAGCACTTTTCCACtttgcccccccaaaaaagagagagactgtcGTGGTGATAATAATCCTCAAAATATGATCAGTGATTTAATTCCTCTTTTTCCATGATCATATTTTGAGGATGGCTTTTACAGTGCCAAGTCTGTCTCTCTTTTGGTCAAAGTGGAAAAATGCATTCTAGTGTCAGGTGGAGTACTGATAAGGAAATAGGAGGGAAGACTCATCACTGGGGTTACTTGTCTACAAATAATGGGAGGAGTGGACTGTATTTCTTGGATTATCAGAGAGTCAGGGCGTCACAGTGCCTAAACTCATTGTAATGACTCCTCCTCAAGATATagctttgatggattcctgtctgtgtgagacaggaatccatcagaatcctagaggagaacataggcagtaacctcttcgatatcagccacagcaacttctttcaagatatgtctccaaaggcaaaggaaacaaaagcgaaaatgaacttttgggacttcatcaagatcaaaagcttctgcacagcaaaggaaacagtaaacaaaacaaagaggcaacccacggaatgggagaagatatttgcaaatgacagtacagacaaaaggtcgatatccagaatctataaagaactcctcaaacgcaacacacacaaaacagataatcatatcaaaaaaacgggcagaagatatgaacagacacttttccaatgaagacatacaaatggctatcagacacatgaaaaaaatgttcgtcatcactagccatcagggagattcagattaaaaccacattgagataccacctgacaccagttagaatggccaaaattagcaagacaggaaacaacatgtgttggagaggatgtggagaaaggggaaccctcttccactgttggtgggaatgcaagttggtgcagccactttggagaacagtgtggagattcctcaagaaattaaaaatagagcttccctatgaccctgcagttgcactactgggtacttaccccaaagatacagatgtagtgaaaagaagggccatctgcaccctaatgtttatagcagcaatggctacggtcgccaaactgtggaaagaaccaagatgcccttcaatggatgaatggataaggaagatgtggtccatatacactatggagtattatgcctccatcagaaaggatgaatcctcaacttttgtagcaacatggaagggatgggaagagattatgctgagtgaaataagtcaagcggagagagtcaattatcctatggtttcacttatttgtggagcataacaacatggaggacatggggagatggagaggagaagggagttgagggaaactggaaggggaggtgaactgtgagagactatggagtctgtaaaacaacctgagggttttgaaggggcgggggatgggaggttgggggaaccaggtggtgggtaatagggagggaacgtactgcatggagcactgggtgtggtgccaaaacaatgaacactgttatgctaaaaagaaataaaaaaaaagatatagctTTGACTCATTCCtttttgatgaaagaaaaattttcagaaatgaacTTTTTCCTTCAGGAATCTTCACATATAGTATGGTAAAGGTGAGCAGGTTTGATCTTTCTTTTGATTGGCCAACATATGTAATAGATTCTgcattataaataaagttttatttaaagcaCCTTTTTCTTGTGTTCTTTCCATAATTCAAATTCAAGTCATTCTGCTTAAAGAAGATATAGACAGATAAGCCTTGCTGTTTGTATGGGCACTATGGTATACTGAAAGACAAGATTTGGGCAAACATTCCAAGCATTGAAGAATTAGTGTCAAAAACAAGCATTATGTATTTAAGGCTTATTTACCTAGAGTGAGAATTGAGATATTACAGATACTGTTTATGAGTGCTTGCCATGTGCCAGATAGTCTTCTGAATGCTTTGTAATTacttttttgatttttcttcttaaagaaccCATGAAGTACTCATTATTCTCTAAGAGTTCACATAGAGATGTGTTAGGTTGCTGAGTCTTATGAAGTGTATACCTTTGATTTTGCTGTTAAATCTCCTTAGAAAGTTCATTCTCCCACATCAAATCAGcaattccagggcacctgggtggctcagtgggttaaagcctctgccttcagctcaggtcatgatcccagggtcctgggatggagccctgcatcaggctctctgcccagcagggagcctgcttcccttcctctttctacctgcctctctgcctacttgtgacctttgtatgtcaaataaataaataaaatctttaaaaaatcaacaattccTTATTCTCTCTTTAAGTTCCAGCCCAGAGCGCTTCATCCTCCATTATGttttctttaacccactgagccacccaggcgcccctccattatGTTTTCTtagacatttcttcttcttttctaaaccTAATCTGTTCCTCCTTTATGTCTGATATCACATTGTGGAGCACTCAGATTCTGCACATCTATTGGAACCTGAATGTGATTGTCTGTCTCCAGCTGGATGGGACACCTGAGGTGAATGCTTGAAACTTATAGTATTTTCATCATGCATGGAGCAGAGTACCTCAtcagtggctttttaaaaaaatagtttctaggaatccctttttaaaatttaaatgttgttTTGCAATTATGGAAAGTATTTGTAGTcccaaaataaattcaacaaattgAGGCATGTTTAAGGAAGTGTTgttatttctattccttccttaCCCCACAGAGAATCATTCTTATAATGTAAGGTTTTCCCTCCcactgctatttttaaaaaaatttttttccattttatttattttttcagcataacagtattcattctctttgcacaacacccagtgctccatgcaaaatgtgccctcaccattacccaccacctgttcccccaacctcccacccctgacccttcaaaaccctcaggttgtttttcagagtccatatatatttatttgacagacagagatcacaagtaggcagagaggcaggcagagagagagaggaggaagcaggctccctgccgagcagagagcccaatgtggggctccatgcgggactccatcccaagaccctgggatcatgacctgagccgaaggcagaggctttaaccactgagccacccagacaccccaccccccaaatgctattttattttttttaatattttatttatttatttgacagagagagatcacaagtagatagagaggcaggcagagagagagagagggaagcaggctccctgctgagcagagagcccgatgcgggacccgatcccaggaccctgagatcatgacccgagccgaaggcagcggcttaacccactgagccacccaggcacccccccccccccgaatgcTATTTTGAATGTAAGTGTTTGCATTTGCCTAGTTGTATCTCCTTTGTTTCTTAGATAAATGGTTGTACACGAGATACACCTTACTCCAATTTGCTTTGCTTCACTTAACAATTTGTCCCAGAGTTATGTTATTTCACAGTTGTATAGTTCagatattcttcatttcatttttagccACAAAGTGTCCTGTTCTGTTGCCATAATGTGATTTATTTATCCAGCCCCTTATTGATGGACATTGGTGGTGTTTTCAGGCTTTCatgattaaaataatattgtGCATTTGAAAACAAGAGGTATCTTTTTTACCTTGAGGGTCGTGAATTTGATCCATATCTGCAAGATCTGTCTTATTAATTATGTGTAGTTATttcctattcttattgatttttcttcataTGGTCTCTCTTCATACAGCATgttagtttttttaatatattttaagattttttataaacacataatgtattattagccccaggggtacaggtctgtgaatcgccaggtttacacacttcacagcactcaccatagcacataccctccccaatgtccataaccccaccatcctctctccctactcccatcctcctggcaaccctcagtttgttttgtgagattaagagtctcttatggtttgtctccctgccgatcccatcttatttcatttattcttttcctaacccccaaacccgccatgttgcatctccacttgggagatcatatgatagttgtctttctctgattgacttattttgctaagcataataccttctagtttcatccacgttgtcgcaaatggcaagatttcatttcatttgatggctgcataatattccattgtatatatataccacctcttctttatccattcatcttataacagcaatgtccacagtagccaaactatggaaagaacctagatgtccatcaacagtgtGTTAGTTTTTGATTTTGGCTTGTGTCTTTTAATTCTTGTATCACCTTCTGTTCCTGAAAGTTTAGCTTTGTTGTTATATCTTCACTGTAGCCTTTAACATAATGAAGTATCCCACTTTGTGTCCTATAATACTTTTTGGTATAAATCTAACTTGTTCGGTATCAAAATTGTGACTTCCGCtttcttttatttgcattttctatgatgtgtctttattcttttacttttaaccttcTGAAACCTATTGTTTTAGTTGTATCTCTTGTATACAGcagtgttgtgtttttattttttagccgatctgaaaatctttttctttttgcaggtGAGTTGAGCCTATTATGTCTATTGGTATGATCAATTGATTAATATGTTTGGCTTTagttatgtaatttttattatatatgtagtTTATATGTCATAATGAATAGTGATATATATAATGAATAGTGTCCTACAACATATAGTGAATTAtgcatatgtaatataaatattaaatacctaCATCTCtacatctttctctcttttttttatctcTAATCCTTCACTGCtttat
Encoded here:
- the LOC123929486 gene encoding keratin-associated protein 4-5-like isoform X7, whose product is MVNSCCGSVCSNQSCGQEICCRPSCCQTTCCRTTCCRPSCCVSSCCQPSCCGSSCCRPSCCTSSCCRPSCCQTTCCRTTCCRPSCCVSSCCQPSCCGSSCCRPSCCTSSCCRPTCCRPSCCRPSCCLRPVCGQVSCHTTCYRPTCVISTCPRPMCCASSCC
- the LOC123929486 gene encoding keratin-associated protein 4-6-like isoform X4, whose protein sequence is MVNSCCGSVCSNQSCGQEICCRPSCCQTTCCRTTCCRPSCCVSSCCQPSCCGSSCCRPSCCTSSCCRPSCCQTTCCRTTCCRPSCCVSSCCQPSCCGSSCCRPSCCTSSCCRPTCCRPSCCQTTCCRTTCCRPSCCVSSCCQPSCCGSSCCRPSCCTSSCCRPTCCRPSCCLRPVCGQVSCHTTCYRPTCVISTCPRPMCCASSCC
- the LOC123929486 gene encoding keratin-associated protein 4-6-like isoform X6, encoding MVNSCCGSVCSNQSCGQEICCRPSCCQTTCCRTTCCRPSCCVSSCCQPSCCGSSCCRTTCCRPSCCVSSCCQPSCCGSSCCRPSCCTSSCCRPTCCQTTCCRTTCCRPSCCVSSCCQPSCCGSSCGGSSCCKPSCCISSCCRPSCCGSSCGGSSCCHPSCCCPSCCLRPVCGQVSCHTTCYRPTCVISTCPRPMCCASSCC
- the LOC123929486 gene encoding keratin-associated protein 4-12-like isoform X2 — encoded protein: MVNSCCGSVCSNQSCGQEICCRPSCCQTTCCRTTCCRPSCCVCCTSSCCRPSCCQTTCCRTTCCRPSCCVSSCCQPSCCGSSCCRPSCCTSSCCRPTCCRPSCCQTTCCRTTCCRPSCCVSSCCQPSCCGSSCCRPSCCTSSCCRPTCCQTTCCRTTCCRPSCCVSSCCQPSCCGSSCGGSSCCKPSCCISSCCRPSCCGSSCGGSSCCHPSCCCPSCCLRPVCGQVSCHTTCYRPTCVISTCPRPMCCASSCC
- the LOC123929486 gene encoding keratin-associated protein 4-12-like isoform X1 — encoded protein: MVNSCCGSVCSNQSCGQEICCRPSCCQTTCCRTTCCRPSCCVPSCCTSSCCRPSCCQTTCCRTTCCRPSCCVSSCCQPSCCGSSCCRPSCCTSSCCRPTCCRPSCCQTTCCRTTCCRPSCCVSSCCQPSCCGSSCCRPSCCTSSCCRPTCCQTTCCRTTCCRPSCCVSSCCQPSCCGSSCGGSSCCKPSCCISSCCRPSCCGSSCGGSSCCHPSCCCPSCCLRPVCGQVSCHTTCYRPTCVISTCPRPMCCASSCC
- the LOC123929486 gene encoding keratin-associated protein 4-12-like isoform X3; this encodes MVNSCCGSVCSNQSCGQEICCRPSCCQTTCCRTTCCRPSCCVSSCCQPSCCTSSCCRPTCCRPSCCQTTCCRTTCCRPSCCVSSCCQPSCCGSSCCRPSCCTSSCCRPTCCQTTCCRTTCCRPSCCVSSCCQPSCCGSSCGGSSCCKPSCCISSCCRPSCCGSSCGGSSCCHPSCCCPSCCLRPVCGQVSCHTTCYRPTCVISTCPRPMCCASSCC
- the LOC123929486 gene encoding keratin-associated protein 4-12-like isoform X5; amino-acid sequence: MVNSCCGSVCSNQSCGQEICCRPSCCQTTCCRTTCCRPSCCVCCRPTCCRPSCCQTTCCRTTCCRPSCCVSSCCQPSCCGSSCCRPSCCTSSCCRPTCCQTTCCRTTCCRPSCCVSSCCQPSCCGSSCGGSSCCKPSCCISSCCRPSCCGSSCGGSSCCHPSCCCPSCCLRPVCGQVSCHTTCYRPTCVISTCPRPMCCASSCC